A genomic region of Jeotgalibacillus haloalkalitolerans contains the following coding sequences:
- the glgB gene encoding 1,4-alpha-glucan branching enzyme: MDHTISDFDIHLFHEGTLYNSHAIFGAHLVKQKKKVTGTRFTVWAPHAKSVSVTGSFTDWEPGKYEMTRVNNEGIWTCFIDQDLEGSLYKYAITTAGGDLIMKSDPYAFHSELRPQTASVVYDLSGYKWGDQLYRQRVRKRRPIYERPLAIYELHLNSWKQKEDGSYLTYREYADELIPYVKERGFTHIELLPLTEHPLDASWGYQGTGYFSPTSRFGTPHDLMYFIDRCHQEDIGVLLDWVPGHFCKDSHGLYMFDGQPLYEYDSFNDRENLEWGTANFNLAKGEVRSFLISNALYWMNFFRIDGLRVDAVANIIYWANSEPETANPYATEFLQELNKAVFNENPRFLMMAEDSTDWPGVTKPVHEGGLGFNYKWNMGWMNDLLDYMEYPPFERRHHHHKLTFSLVYAYSENYILPLSHDEVVHGKRSLLHKMPGEYWEKFAQWRLLLSYLITHPGKKLLFMGAEFAQFDEWKYVQGLDWFLKDYDSHAQSDVFTKELMNFYQAHKALHEFDHDPQGFEWIDADNAEQSIYSFVRRGKRKSDTLMVICNFTNVSYDHFRIGAPFEGKWEEVFSSDRQDFGGTNHVNQTALTEENPIHNRKQSLDIKIPPLGITIWKPAKK; encoded by the coding sequence ATGGATCATACAATTAGTGATTTTGACATACACCTTTTCCATGAAGGTACACTTTATAATTCACACGCTATTTTTGGCGCACATCTGGTTAAACAGAAAAAGAAGGTGACCGGAACACGTTTTACTGTGTGGGCACCGCATGCAAAGTCAGTCTCTGTCACTGGCAGCTTCACTGACTGGGAGCCAGGCAAATATGAAATGACCCGGGTTAATAATGAAGGAATCTGGACTTGTTTCATTGATCAGGATTTAGAAGGATCGCTTTACAAATACGCGATTACCACAGCTGGCGGCGACCTGATTATGAAGTCTGACCCCTACGCTTTCCACTCTGAACTGCGCCCACAGACGGCTTCTGTTGTTTATGACCTATCGGGGTATAAGTGGGGCGATCAGCTTTATCGCCAGCGTGTCAGAAAAAGAAGACCAATCTATGAAAGACCACTTGCTATATATGAACTTCACCTGAATTCGTGGAAGCAAAAAGAAGATGGTTCTTACCTTACATACAGAGAATATGCGGATGAGTTAATTCCTTATGTAAAGGAAAGAGGGTTCACCCATATTGAACTGCTTCCATTAACTGAACACCCGCTGGATGCTTCATGGGGATATCAGGGGACTGGCTACTTCTCCCCTACCAGCCGGTTTGGCACACCTCATGACCTGATGTATTTCATTGACCGCTGTCATCAGGAGGATATCGGTGTCCTGCTTGACTGGGTTCCGGGACATTTTTGTAAGGATTCTCACGGTCTGTATATGTTTGACGGACAGCCTTTATATGAATATGATTCATTCAATGATCGGGAAAACCTTGAGTGGGGCACGGCAAACTTCAACCTCGCAAAAGGTGAAGTCAGAAGCTTCCTGATCTCTAACGCATTATACTGGATGAACTTTTTCAGAATAGATGGACTGAGAGTGGACGCAGTTGCAAATATTATTTACTGGGCTAATAGTGAACCTGAAACCGCCAATCCTTATGCAACAGAATTTCTTCAGGAATTAAATAAAGCGGTGTTTAACGAAAACCCGCGCTTTCTGATGATGGCTGAGGATTCCACTGACTGGCCGGGTGTCACAAAACCCGTTCATGAAGGCGGACTCGGATTTAATTATAAATGGAATATGGGCTGGATGAATGATCTCCTTGATTACATGGAGTACCCGCCATTTGAACGCAGACATCATCATCACAAGCTGACATTCTCACTTGTTTATGCTTATTCCGAAAACTATATTCTGCCACTTTCACATGATGAAGTGGTACACGGTAAGCGCTCTCTTCTTCACAAGATGCCGGGTGAATATTGGGAAAAGTTTGCTCAGTGGCGTCTGCTGCTCAGCTACCTGATCACACACCCCGGTAAAAAGCTGTTGTTTATGGGTGCAGAATTTGCTCAGTTTGATGAATGGAAATATGTACAAGGTCTTGACTGGTTCCTGAAAGATTACGATTCACATGCCCAGTCAGACGTTTTTACTAAAGAATTAATGAATTTCTATCAGGCTCATAAGGCTTTACATGAGTTTGATCATGATCCGCAGGGCTTTGAGTGGATTGATGCAGATAATGCAGAACAGAGTATTTATTCATTTGTCAGAAGAGGCAAGCGAAAGAGCGACACGCTGATGGTGATTTGTAACTTCACTAATGTCAGCTATGACCATTTCCGGATTGGTGCCCCATTTGAAGGAAAGTGGGAAGAAGTGTTTTCAAGTGACAGGCAGGACTTCGGTGGAACAAATCATGTAAACCAGACAGCGTTGACTGAAGAAAATCCGATTCACAACAGAAAGCAGTCTCTTGATATTAAGATCCCACCGCTTGGCATCACCATTTGGAAGCCGGCAAAAAAATAA
- a CDS encoding glucose-1-phosphate adenylyltransferase: protein MVKKKCVAMLLAGGQGSRLHSLTTKIAKPAVPFGGKYRIIDFTLSNCTNSGIHTVGVLTQYQPLVLNSYIGIGSAWDLDRRNGGVTVLPPYTEASGVKWYSGTANAIYQNLNYIEQYDPEYVLVLSGDHIYKMDYSKMLDYHIQNEAEATISVIEVPWDEASRFGIMNTNDDLEILEFDEKPAEPKNNLASMGIYIFNWKSLQKYLDQDNLNENSSHDFGKDIIPLFLNEGKRLMAYPFEGYWKDVGTVKSLWEANMDLLKENPGLNLFDHSWRIYSRNPNQPPQYLATTSEVTDSLINEGCVIEGKVSHSVIFQGVSVGEHADIHESVIMPDAVIGKNVTIKRAIVPGDLEVPDGVTITPENGDEDIILVTKELVEKLRKDVTA, encoded by the coding sequence ATGGTTAAGAAAAAATGTGTAGCGATGTTACTGGCAGGAGGACAAGGAAGCCGCCTTCATTCCCTTACAACGAAAATTGCCAAGCCGGCAGTACCTTTCGGAGGTAAGTACCGGATTATCGATTTCACACTGAGTAATTGCACGAATTCAGGTATTCATACAGTAGGTGTTCTCACGCAGTATCAGCCTCTGGTTCTTAATTCTTATATCGGAATCGGAAGTGCCTGGGACCTTGACCGACGCAACGGCGGTGTTACCGTGCTCCCTCCTTACACTGAAGCAAGCGGTGTGAAATGGTACAGCGGAACTGCAAATGCCATCTATCAGAATCTGAATTATATTGAACAGTATGACCCTGAATATGTACTTGTTCTATCGGGTGACCATATTTATAAAATGGATTATTCAAAAATGCTTGATTATCACATCCAGAACGAAGCTGAAGCAACGATTTCAGTTATTGAAGTGCCATGGGATGAGGCAAGCCGCTTCGGGATCATGAATACAAATGATGATCTGGAGATTCTTGAATTTGATGAAAAACCGGCAGAACCTAAGAATAACCTTGCATCAATGGGCATCTACATTTTCAACTGGAAGTCTCTCCAGAAGTATCTTGATCAGGATAACCTGAATGAAAATTCTTCACACGATTTTGGTAAAGACATTATTCCTCTATTCCTGAACGAAGGAAAACGCTTGATGGCGTATCCATTTGAAGGCTACTGGAAGGATGTTGGTACGGTAAAGAGTCTGTGGGAAGCAAACATGGATCTTCTAAAAGAGAATCCGGGTCTGAACCTGTTTGATCACTCATGGAGAATTTATTCCAGAAACCCGAATCAGCCGCCGCAGTATCTTGCGACGACTTCAGAGGTAACGGATTCTCTCATTAATGAAGGCTGTGTAATTGAGGGTAAAGTCTCTCATTCAGTCATTTTCCAGGGCGTTTCTGTTGGGGAGCATGCTGATATTCACGAGTCAGTCATTATGCCTGATGCTGTAATTGGAAAGAACGTAACGATCAAACGCGCTATTGTTCCTGGAGATCTTGAAGTACCTGATGGCGTGACCATCACTCCGGAAAATGGAGATGAGGATATTATTCTTGTTACAAAAGAACTCGTTGAGAAGCTGAGAAAGGATGTGACGGCATGA
- a CDS encoding sugar phosphate nucleotidyltransferase, producing MSRLLGVIDAATVMGGLQDLTLNRSVASIPFAGRYRFIDFVLSNMVNSGVDSVAIFPKHQYRSLMDHIGSGKNWDMDRKRDGLFFFPPYFEPNETTSIGSFSRLEQHIEFFKRSHQDYVVIASSYVIANIDFEEALAEHLIHDYDITEVQHNGKSLEMYVISKALLIELIEARRRSQFISVSDVVKQPLHNYKIGAYEHKDYTAIIDSIPAYLKHSMDLLRHDVWSQLFTQERPIYTKVKDEPPTKYSSTAQVRNAMIANGADIRGTIENSIVSRAAKIGEGSLVKNCVVMQKSQIGKNCSLEYVILDKDVKVLDGTSLKGTAEQPLVLRKGSVREAAVVQ from the coding sequence ATGAGTCGTTTATTAGGAGTTATTGATGCAGCCACTGTGATGGGCGGACTTCAGGATCTTACTTTGAACCGCTCAGTTGCCTCTATTCCTTTTGCAGGGCGCTATCGTTTTATCGATTTTGTATTATCAAATATGGTGAATTCAGGCGTAGACAGCGTCGCGATTTTTCCAAAGCACCAGTACCGCTCATTAATGGATCATATCGGTTCAGGTAAAAACTGGGATATGGATAGAAAGAGAGATGGTCTCTTCTTTTTCCCTCCTTACTTTGAACCGAATGAAACCACGAGCATCGGCTCGTTTTCAAGACTTGAACAGCATATTGAATTTTTCAAGCGCAGTCATCAGGACTACGTAGTGATCGCGAGCAGCTATGTCATTGCGAATATTGACTTTGAAGAAGCATTAGCTGAACACTTAATCCATGATTATGATATTACAGAGGTTCAGCATAATGGGAAATCCCTTGAGATGTATGTAATCAGCAAAGCCCTGCTCATTGAACTGATTGAAGCAAGACGCCGCTCACAGTTCATCAGTGTATCAGATGTTGTGAAGCAGCCGCTTCATAACTATAAGATTGGTGCATATGAGCATAAGGATTATACAGCGATCATTGATTCGATCCCTGCTTACCTGAAGCATTCAATGGACCTGCTGCGTCATGATGTATGGAGCCAGCTCTTTACACAGGAGCGCCCGATTTATACAAAGGTAAAGGATGAGCCGCCAACCAAATACAGCTCTACTGCTCAGGTGCGTAACGCGATGATTGCCAACGGTGCTGATATCCGCGGAACCATTGAGAACAGTATTGTTTCAAGAGCTGCGAAGATTGGTGAAGGATCATTGGTTAAAAATTGTGTTGTCATGCAGAAGTCACAAATCGGTAAAAACTGTTCTTTAGAATACGTTATTTTGGATAAAGACGTGAAAGTGCTTGATGGCACCTCATTAAAGGGAACAGCTGAACAGCCGCTTGTACTTCGCAAAGGCAGCGTGCGTGAAGCGGCGGTGGTGCAGTAA